AAACAATCGAAGCCATGAGCCCAGGTCTCCATGAGCCTTGCGGTGGCAAAGGCGCGGGCTCCCATGGGCATGGCAAACCAGGGGATTCTTTGCTTGGGGTCGCACTGGGATAGCTCTTTCATCATGGCCGACCGGATCTCTCTCCACCAGAGCAGAACTTCTGCGGGTTTCATAGCTCGCCCTTTCTGGGGACCTATTTCCGTAAATCCCAATTTGACCCTCGCGGCTTCTTCCAGAGGTGTGTAATCTCCCCCCAAAAGGGAAACAGCCACTTCGTCAATATGGGCGATATGGGCAACGGAATCCTTTACAGTCCATCCCTCCGCTGGGGAAGGTAGGTCCCACTGAGGTTCGCTTAAAGTTCCTAAAAAGTGATCCAGGGTCTCCTGCTCGGCCTTCAGGTCTGTAAGAATCTCTTTCATGGTTACCTCTTGAAATAAATTACGGGTTCCGAGTTTCAGGTTTCGGGTTTCGCGTTTTATTTTTTAACTTGATTGTATAGGAAATTCCTTTTTGGACACGGATATTCACAGAAAGTCGCTTAGCGCTTAGCGCTATGCGCATAGCGTCTTTTTTGTTTCTGCGGTTATCTGCGTAATTCTGCGTCCTAGTAAATTTCGCCTTGAAACTCTTATCTCGAAACTTTATTTCCTCTTCAACAAGGTGGCCAACCCCTTTTGCAAGGTCTCGGGAAAATCCTTGGCCGTGATCAAAAGGCTCTGGACGTAAGCCTCGATTTCCATATGGGCCATTT
This genomic window from Deltaproteobacteria bacterium contains:
- a CDS encoding TIGR03084 family metal-binding protein encodes the protein MKEILTDLKAEQETLDHFLGTLSEPQWDLPSPAEGWTVKDSVAHIAHIDEVAVSLLGGDYTPLEEAARVKLGFTEIGPQKGRAMKPAEVLLWWREIRSAMMKELSQCDPKQRIPWFAMPMGARAFATARLMETWAHGFDCFDAAGAEPEDTDRLRHVAFLAYMARPYAYQVNGLAIPTTPLRIELILPSGSSWAQGPEDAPDRIRGRAGEFCRVAVRRRNWRDMSLEIEGEEAKRFMAIVQTYAGPPGSGRKPLIP